The genomic interval TGTTGCTCTATACGCACCGGTAGCTCAATGGTCAGGTTTTTTAAGGTTTTACTGTCCGGTTCATCCACTAAATTGGCCAACTGTTGCGCCGTTATTTTGGCCAGCCACTGCTTGCCAATTTCTGTCAGCGCTTGTTTGTGTTGGGTTTTCTCGGCGCTGGCTTGGGGCATTTTTTCCAGTGAAATACCGAGTAAATTAAGTAGCTGTTGAGCCAGATTGGACGCCTTTAGCGCGTTGGGTTTTGCTGCCTCAGCGGCTGAACTGGGGACTTGCGGGCTGTCTGACAGCAGGGCAAACAGTTGCCAGAGTTGTAGTTTACTGTCTTGTGCTGGGGCTTTAATGGCGTCGACATTTGCTGCTTGCGGGTTAGCCCCTTGGTGTAATTGATTCAGTTTTGCTTCAGAGAAAATACCGCTGTTGTTAATCGCCGCTTTAAGCGCTGGCGCGCTGGTATTTGCCGGCAGGATTTGCGTCAGTGATTGCAGCGCGTTAAGCAGGGTTTTTTGGCCAGCGCTGGCAGGCTTGTTGGCTGTGTTTTGGTTGATCTGGTCGATCAAAAGTTGCAGCGCCTTTACCGCGTTTGCGCTCGATTGTTGTGCGGGCAAGGCTTGGCGCAACAGGGCCTGCAGGGCGTTTCTATCGGACGGGTTCAGTGGGTTTAGCTTGCCGCTGGTATTTGCCGGCTGGGCTTGTTGCTGATCGGCCGGCGCTTGTTGCGCGACTAGGCTCAAGCCCTGTGGCCCCAGCTGAATTTGAACGCGGCTGTTTGGGGTTAGCGCTTGATCGGTGATCATGTTAATCGACTGGCCGCGCAACAGCGCTTGTACCAGAAATAGCTGTTTGGCCTGCAGTAATTGCGCCCATTGCCCGAGAGGGTTTTGCGCCTGACTGGTGCCTGGGGTTGCGCTTAGGTTCGA from Simiduia curdlanivorans carries:
- a CDS encoding flagellar hook-length control protein FliK gives rise to the protein MASHIPSNTAPAASSSTSSTASGNIAQSLAAGASLWAKISQIQPINAELRPLAQQTLEKAFALGAHPTSLTGSAELNSAKGLLAAIAQQASSRSKQGSNLSATPGTSQAQNPLGQWAQLLQAKQLFLVQALLRGQSINMITDQALTPNSRVQIQLGPQGLSLVAQQAPADQQQAQPANTSGKLNPLNPSDRNALQALLRQALPAQQSSANAVKALQLLIDQINQNTANKPASAGQKTLLNALQSLTQILPANTSAPALKAAINNSGIFSEAKLNQLHQGANPQAANVDAIKAPAQDSKLQLWQLFALLSDSPQVPSSAAEAAKPNALKASNLAQQLLNLLGISLEKMPQASAEKTQHKQALTEIGKQWLAKITAQQLANLVDEPDSKTLKNLTIELPVRIEQQVTPLQLHFSKHWLEEEQEKQGAASSETDKKRDIVWQVTLSINVETLGTIDARIRYVHERLQCSLWAEQPSTLALIENRASQLVDTIRQKGLAVEPIHCHAGRMPSPSNRLSQPLLDTHA